In the Arachis ipaensis cultivar K30076 chromosome B04, Araip1.1, whole genome shotgun sequence genome, ttgaaaggttgtaggtgcattacAGAGGCCgaatggcattcttctgtaagcaaacacttcgtatgggcatgtgaatgctatcTTCTcctgatcctgaggatctactacaatctgATTGtagcctaaatagccatccaGAAAGCAATAGAATGCGTGTTtagctagtctctctagcatctggtctatgaatggtaagggaaaatgatcctttctggtggcgttGTTGAGGCTCctataatcaatacacatacaccaTCCTGTAACCAGGGGCGCAGGTAGGTATAAACAAAGGGGGGCAATGGCCCCCCGCAAAATTTTAgcttttattcaaaaaaaaaagtctgatccccctttttttatttctcaGCCCCCCTCTTTTTTTGTTCTATCTTTTCCAACCCCCCTCCCCCTCTCACTTTTAATTTCTACAAAACCCAGCCCAATAGCCCATTCCCTATCCCTTTTTCTATTTCCCAATCCTTATCTCTTTTTTATTTCCCAACGTATAATCACTAATCAGTTCCCCAatcccctttttttatttttcaacataCAATCGGTCTCTTCCTCTCCCTCTCTTCCCACCTTGGCTTTCAAAAAATTTAGGTAACAACTTTtcctattcttctttttcttctttatctctttaatcttcttatcttttacaattttacctttttaactcttatttttttttgttttttgcagattaaaaaaaagagagtagTTTAACAAGTGATTTTTCACTCCTCTTTCTCAAAAAAGgttctatttttattcttttttatatatttagttatttacttaattagttaatttattattatttgttaattaaGTTTATGTTATTATATGTTAGTTtgtatatttagttttttttattagttaactatttaattacaattttatattatttatactaGGATGTTAGTATTATTGTtctgaattttaatattttattttaaattgaaatataatttttatattttataaagatttagaCTGTAATTTATACTTTTtgctaaatatattttaaattataggaACTTATTTGGCCATTTGAATTATGAGTAAGTTCAAAAccattgatacattttttaaaagaaaagatcaagagaatgaagatgcttCTACTATTACTACTCCAATACTTGAGGGGTCATCAAATTTCATTACTTCAAGTTCTTCATTGAATAGCTCAAAGCGTCCACGACTTCTTCCAAATCAACTGGATGTTTTTCATTTGGAAAGAGATCCTGGAATGCGACCAATGATTTGGAAGTTTCCTCCAAATAAAAGAGATGAAATCCGTCGGGCTTATATTAAAGTTGGGCCAAATCAGCCAATTCTTGATAATTATCCATTTTCTGGTGATAAAAGTCATCGTCGCTTTCAAGCTTCATGGTTTAAATTGTTCCCATCTTGGTTAGAATATTCTATAGAAGATGATGCTATATATTGTTTTCcgtgctttctttttgctaaggaaCCTTCAATCAATACGGGTTCAAATACTTTTATTGAGAATGGTTTCAGGAATTGGAAGAAAGTAAATAGTGGAAAAGAATGTGCTCTTTTGAATCACATTGGCAAAGGTCCCAACTCATTCCATCATAAGGCGCTAAAATCATGTGATGATTTGATGAAATAATCACAACATATTGACAGACTTCTTCATAAGCAAACATCAGAAGAGATTGAAAAGAATAGAATTCGACTAGGAACATTTATAGATTGCATTAGATGGTTGACATTTCAAGCTTTGTGCAACAACTTTAAAGAAAGAATTGATTTCTGTCCTTTCTCATTATAATCTCCAAGTTGAAAATATTAGGGGTCAAGGGTATGATGGTGCTAGCAACATGCGGGGTGAGTGGAATGGTTTGCAAGCTTTGTTTCTTAAAGATTCTCCACAAGCATACTATGTGCATTATTTTGCTCATAGGTTACAATTAGCATTGGTGACAGCTTCAAGAGAGGTACTTCAAATTCATGAATTTTTTACTCAATTAAACTCTATTGTCACTATTGTTAGTGCTTCTTCAAAAAGACATGATCAATTACAAGAAGCTCAAGCAATTGAAAATGCAAACTTGGTTGCTCAAAATGAATTAGAAACAGGCAAAGGTGTGAATCAAATAAGCACTTTACAAAGAGTTGTGGATACTCGATGGAGctctcactttaattctatttgcaGTTTGGTAAAAATGTTTACTGCTACCAATATTGTTCTCAATAATATCATTGAAGACAGGACAACTTATGCACAAAGAGGTGAGGCTTATGGTGTTAGTAAAATATTATTGtcatttgaatttgttttcacTTTGCACTTGATGAAAGAGATTATGGGAATCACTAATGTTCTTTGCCAAGCACTGCAACAACAATCTCAAGATATTCTTAATGCAATGCATATTGTTTCTACATCAAAGTTACTTCTTCAAAAATTAAGAGATGGTGGATGGTGCAATTTTCTTGCAAATGTTAAAGATTTTTGTGAAAAACATGAAATTGAAGTCAATATGtttttggaagaggtcgatctcgTCAACCAAGTGTGACAGTTGAGCATCATTATCGAATAGATGTATTCTTGGCAACAATTGACTCTCAAATACATTATCAGCATGATATACCAAATCATTTGAAAGGCATTGGTACACTTTCTGAATTGTGCAACAAGTTGCAAGAAAcgggaaaatcaagaacttatcaCATAGTTGATAGATTAATACGTCTTGTTTTGACTCTACCAGTGTCTACAGCAACAACAGAAAGAGCTTTTTCAGCAATGAAAATTGTTAAGACAAGACTCCGAAGTAAGATGGCTGATGAATTTCTTGCAGATAATTTGGTTAtctatatagaaaaagaattagCAGCTATTTTTGACACAAATTCAATTATAGatgattttgaaaatagaaaaaaacgtCGAATAGCCTTTTCATGATACAAAACTGTAAGtagtaatttttatatattattgtctTATTTTGATTgagattatatatttattttttttaattttatcaatagaaatagtaatataaaatataacacTGCCCCCCCTAAATAGTTAGCCTAGCTCCGCCCCTGCCTGTAACTGTTCTCgtaggaatcagttcattcttctcattatgGATTActatcatccctcctttcttgggtacAACTTGTACAAGGCTTATTTTGTGCTACTGGTTTCATCCCCCCTAAATAGATGATCCCAGCCTCCCACTGTTTTGTGACTTCTTTTTGAACTACTTCCTTCATTGCTGGATTCAGTCGCCTTTGTAGTTGCACTACTGGTTTAGCATCTTCTTCAAGCCTGATCTTGTGCATACACCGAGTTGGACTGATTCCTTTCAAGTCACTTATGGTCCATCCAAGAGCTGTTTTGTGTGTCTTCGGCACCTGAATCAGTGCTTTTTCCTCCTGTGCCTCCAGGACAGAGCTTATGATAACAGGGTAAGTGTCATCATCTCCTAGAAACATGTATTTCAAGGATGATGGTAGAGGCTTGAGCTCGAGTTTGGGAGGTTCATCCTCCACTTTAGGAGCTTTTAACGTCTCCTCCTGCTCTTCTGGTGCCCCCTTGTCAGGCTTGGCATCTTTAAGGATGTCCTCTAGCTCCTCCTTGAGTCCCTCAATTGCCTGTACCTCCTCCACCAAGGAATCAATGACATCAATCCTCATGCATTCCTCTGGGGTCTCAAGGTGTTGCATGGCCTTGATAGCATTCAgtatgaattcatcctcatcaactctcaaggttacttcccctttttgtacatcaatgaggGTCCTTCCTGTAGCCAGAAAGGGTCTCCCTAAAATAAGAGAGGCATTGTTATGTTCTTCCATCTCTAGTACCACAAAGTTTGTGGAAAATGCAAAGGGTCCAAACCttacaatcatgtcttcaaccactcctgatGGAATCTTGACGGAGCCGTCAGCCAGCTGAACGCATATGCGGGTGGGCTTGACTTCTTAGATTAAACCGAGTTTCTTTACTAATGATTAAGCCATTAGGttaatgcttgctccaagatcacatggAGTTGTCCTTGTGCAGGCGTCCCCGAGGGTGCAAGGTATCATAAAACTCCCAGGGTCCTGCAGTTTCTCTGGTAGATTTCtctgaatgactgcactgcattcttcagtgagaaaaactgtCTCAATCTCCCTCCAATCCTTCTTGTGACTTAATATATCCTTCATAAACTTGTCATAGGAAGGTATTTTTCGAGGGCCTCTGCAAATGAAATCTTGAGCTCCAGCGTCTTAAGGAAGTCTACAAACCGGGCAAACTGCTTATCTTTTTCTGCCTGACAGAGCTTCTGAGGGTATGGCATCTTGGTCTTGTACTCATGAGTTTTGGGTGGTGTATAGTGAGTGTCCATAGTGCCTAAAGAAGGCTTACTCACTTGCTTAGGGGAGGTATCCCCAGAGCTCACACGTGTCTGGTCTCCCttgtctgggcgttcaacgcccctgaTGATactttcttggcgttgaacgctagaattACCTTCttctgggcgttggacgccaccTCCACCCttctctgggcgttcaacgcccctgaTGATACCCTGGGCTGCAACTTGTTTATCTTCAGCCACTTTCTCTTCCCCCTGCCCCCTACTGTTCTGAGGTTGGGTGCTCAGGgtccttccactccttaattggatggCTTGGCACTCTTTTCTTATTTGTTCAGTCCATTGCTGTTTAACCAGGCTCAACTATGCCTCTATATTCTTGTTGGAGgcctggtgatgagcggatattttatacgctttttggggttaatttcatatagttttgagtatgttctagttagtttttagtctattttcattagtttttaggaaaaattcatatttctggactttactatgagttgtgtgtttttttgtaatttcaggtatttttctggctgaaattgaaggagctgagcaaaatctggcctattctggcgtccagcgccagaaaaggatcaaaaactggaattgaacgcccaaactggcacaaaaactggcgttcaactccacaaatggcctctgcacgtgaattgcttaaatctcagccccagcacacaccaagtgggccccagaagtggatctctacatcatccatcatagtttactcattttttataaacctaggctactagtttagt is a window encoding:
- the LOC107636705 gene encoding uncharacterized protein LOC107636705; amino-acid sequence: MRGEWNGLQALFLKDSPQAYYVHYFAHRLQLALVTASREVLQIHEFFTQLNSIVTIVSASSKRHDQLQEAQAIENANLVAQNELETGKGVNQISTLQRVVDTRWSSHFNSICSLVKMFTATNIVLNNIIEDRTTYAQRGEAYGVSKILLSFEFVFTLHLMKEIMGITNVLCQALQQQSQDILNAMHIVSTSKLLLQKLRDGGWCNFLANVKDFCEKHEIEVNMFLEEVDLVNQHDIPNHLKGIGTLSELCNKLQETGKSRTYHIVDRLIRLVLTLPVSTATTERAFSAMKIVKTRLRSKMADEFLADNLVIYIEKELAAIFDTNSIIDDFENRKKRRIAFS